AGCTGATTCCCGTGCTCAGGCAGCCATCCTATGTCCTTCTCCTTGCAGCGTTTCACGAATACATCGCGGAAATAGGTCTGCGGCTGATTCAGGAAATCCAAATCCCCGCTCTGATCCATATAAAGCAGCGTGGTCATGAATGGCCATGCACCATGATCCATCCATACGCGCGGTATGTTGTTCCGGTCAGCGATGAACTCACCGGGCTTCGTTCCGATAATCGTTGCATTGCTTCCGTCAATCCGTACACCCGCGTAATTATTAAGCAGCAGATACCGTACCTCGGACGGTTCCATGATCATCAATGCCAGGCAGTCCTGCCATAGGTCACGCCATCCACGTCCCCCACGGCCATAGTCATGATAAGGAAGGAATGAATTGCCATAAAGACGTCTCAATATCGGCTGCAAGGTTACCCATTTCATCCACAGGTCCTGCTGCTGATCACCGGTCTGGAAGGAAACGGCATTCAGTTTATCATTCCAATAGGCTTCATTCTGCGCAAGCAGCTCATCAAAGCGTCTCTCCGATAAATACGTTTCGGCAAGTGTTCCAATCTCGGCGCGATCTTCCGAAATGACCATCGCCATAACATAAGCCTTCGATTCACCAGGCTGCAGCTGCACCCCCGCAAACCGCAGGCCTCCAATGGCCTCGTAACCCGCCAAGGAGTCTCCTGCTTGCGCGACCGCTTGCTTATTGGCAATGACCGCCTCAGGCCAATCGAGCGCGCCGCCTTCCCCAATAAATTCTTCAAGCACCGGAAAATAACCAATCGGTTCCGCACCGTCCGCTTCCGCACCCAACACACTGTAGGATACGTGATTGATACGGTGACCCCGCTCGTCAAATGAGAGAGCAGGCTGTACTTCAATCCCTTTACGATGGACAAAGATCCGGTGAAGAAGGGATGTCACGTGGCGATGGTCCCGCAGGTCGTCTGCCGAACGGCCATACAGCGGGATCGCCGCGGTAGGGGTTAGTTTTAGCGTCTGCTCGCCTACGTTGGTCAGCTTCACTTTCATTAATTCGACCTGGTCATCCGTTACCGGAACGAAACTTGTTACTTCCGCTTGCAGTCCGGCCTCTCCATTAATCCGCGTCAGCTTATGCCATAAAAACCCGGCTTCCAGCTGGCTTTCTTCTTCCTCGTTCATGAACCGGCTTGCATTCTGCTTGGCTGAATTGCCGGTTACGGACCATGCGCCATGCCCGTCAACATGCACCCAAAAGTTACGCGCGGACTTGGAATTGTGAAGATCCTCCACCGAAACGGGCGGCATGAAAAACGTATTATGACTGCTGGTCATTTCACCGTGAAGATTCGGCGTGACGGCCGACATCATGCCGGCCTCATTCACTAAAGGAAAATATAAATAATTATGATGTTCGGGATGACTTATCTTAAAGACACCCTGGTCCCCCTCAAACTTCCATCCTGTTGATTTCATATTGCGATTTCTTCCCCTCTATGCCTTAGGATTTGACGGCTCCCGCCAGCGCCCCGTCCACCAGATATTTCTGTATGAACGTGTACAGAATGATCAACGGTGCGGCTACGATCGTAATTCCGCATGCAAGCAGCGGCCAGTTATTCCCGTATTGCCCCCTGAATTCCTTCAGGCCGAACGTAATGGGATAATTGGACGGACTCGGGAGATACATGATCGGGCCGACAAAATCATTCCAGATTCCGATCGCGGTCAGAATGACGCCCGTTGCGATAACCGGCTTCATCAGCGGCAGAATGATCTGGAACAGGTAACGGATATAACCGGAACCATCCATGCCTGCCGCCTCATCCAAATCGCGGCTAATCGACTTGATGTAACCGACAAACATCATGAACACAACGCCCGTTCCCGTCGTTTTCAGCAGGATATAACCGAGCTTGGTATCATACCCGAAGAACGATACGCTCTCCTTGAAGGACAGCATGAGTTTATACTGGGCCACCATCGGATTCGGAAGAAACTGGGACAGCAAAAAGAACATATAAATAAAGCCGCTCCACATCACATATCCGCGCGCTACCGGAAACGCCGCAAACAACGACACGATGATGGTCAGCAGCGTCGCCGCTACCGTATATATCAAGCTGTTCGCAAAATAACCGGCGAAATTGCCTTCAGACCATGCTTGCGTGTAATTGCCCCATTCCATGTTCTGAACGATCCCGATCGGGTTGAGCAGATACTCGTTGAAGGATTTGAGCGATACATTGAATACAAGCAGCAGCGGAACGACATACAGAATCAGCAGCAAACCTACAACGGCGTAAGAAAGAATTTGCGTGGTTTTGGAATTTCGCATCAATACTCCACCTCTCTCTTACGCGTCTGTCTGACCGCCACCACAACAAAGAGGAGAATAATCAGGAACTGAACAACGGATAACGCCGAAGGAAGGCCCATTTCCAAACTTCCCCGGAATGTCTCTTTGTACACGTCATACGCCATCGTCCTTGTATTGAAGCGACCGTCCGTTGTCGCCAAAATGATATCAAAGGTCGACATGGCGCCAATGATGGATAACAGCATATTCACCGTAAAGGACGGTGCGATCAGGGGGAAGGTAATATGACGGAAGGACTGCCACTTGTTGGTGCCGTCAATATGCCCCGCCTCGTATAAATCTTTAGGGACCGATTGGAGCCCGGCCAGAAAGATCAGCATGGAATAGCCCATGTACATCCAAATCTGGACGAAGATAATATAGCCGAACGCATGAGTAAAGCTCCCGAAGAACATGTCCTGATAGCCGAAGAGCGCGTCGTAGAGGCGATTGACCGGTCCGTTTAACGGGTCGAACATCATCCCCCAGATCAAAGCGACGACGGCTACGCCCAGAACCACCGGCAGGAAGAATA
This Paenibacillus sp. JZ16 DNA region includes the following protein-coding sequences:
- a CDS encoding carbohydrate ABC transporter permease — translated: MYPFGKGFNRFIPLLLLLIPMALYIVFYFGPSILTVIYSFTDVKNLPGSTYQFVGLDNYKELFFSGNSGERWRSIVNTLIFMFVVTIVQNGVALFIAVIINQRLKGDYFYRAVFFLPVVLGVAVVALIWGMMFDPLNGPVNRLYDALFGYQDMFFGSFTHAFGYIIFVQIWMYMGYSMLIFLAGLQSVPKDLYEAGHIDGTNKWQSFRHITFPLIAPSFTVNMLLSIIGAMSTFDIILATTDGRFNTRTMAYDVYKETFRGSLEMGLPSALSVVQFLIILLFVVVAVRQTRKREVEY
- a CDS encoding GH36-type glycosyl hydrolase domain-containing protein produces the protein MKSTGWKFEGDQGVFKISHPEHHNYLYFPLVNEAGMMSAVTPNLHGEMTSSHNTFFMPPVSVEDLHNSKSARNFWVHVDGHGAWSVTGNSAKQNASRFMNEEEESQLEAGFLWHKLTRINGEAGLQAEVTSFVPVTDDQVELMKVKLTNVGEQTLKLTPTAAIPLYGRSADDLRDHRHVTSLLHRIFVHRKGIEVQPALSFDERGHRINHVSYSVLGAEADGAEPIGYFPVLEEFIGEGGALDWPEAVIANKQAVAQAGDSLAGYEAIGGLRFAGVQLQPGESKAYVMAMVISEDRAEIGTLAETYLSERRFDELLAQNEAYWNDKLNAVSFQTGDQQQDLWMKWVTLQPILRRLYGNSFLPYHDYGRGGRGWRDLWQDCLALMIMEPSEVRYLLLNNYAGVRIDGSNATIIGTKPGEFIADRNNIPRVWMDHGAWPFMTTLLYMDQSGDLDFLNQPQTYFRDVFVKRCKEKDIGWLPEHGNQLLTVDGEVYEGTILEHMLLQNLVPFFNVGEHNNIKLEGADWNDGLDLAPDRGESVAFTAFYASNLMQLGDLLLAWRDSEGVELIEIAEEMAVLLDSLTAPVSYDDVQEKLGLLDQYYESVKVSVTGNKRKFSVADVVQDLKRKADWIIQHLRGKEWMTSQEGYSWFNGYYNNDGERVEGDHPLGVRMTLTGQVFAIMGGIADNEQVGQITKAVDRYLKDPNIGYRLNSNFGEIQQNLGRAFGFAFGHKENGAMFSHMSVMYANALYKRGFVREGYEVLQSIYDLSNDFERSRMYPGIPEYINEKGRGMYPYLTGSASWLLLTMLTEVFGVKGNWGHLLLEPKLRPSQFGADGTAVVHTRFAGKELQIVYSNPKRLDYGSYTIQSVTLNGEKIQLRSQKQESAELDRSLLSALSDDECQRILVELA
- a CDS encoding carbohydrate ABC transporter permease, yielding MRNSKTTQILSYAVVGLLLILYVVPLLLVFNVSLKSFNEYLLNPIGIVQNMEWGNYTQAWSEGNFAGYFANSLIYTVAATLLTIIVSLFAAFPVARGYVMWSGFIYMFFLLSQFLPNPMVAQYKLMLSFKESVSFFGYDTKLGYILLKTTGTGVVFMMFVGYIKSISRDLDEAAGMDGSGYIRYLFQIILPLMKPVIATGVILTAIGIWNDFVGPIMYLPSPSNYPITFGLKEFRGQYGNNWPLLACGITIVAAPLIILYTFIQKYLVDGALAGAVKS